In Pseudomonas sp. ADAK18, a single window of DNA contains:
- the catC gene encoding muconolactone Delta-isomerase, with translation MLFHVKMTVNLPLDMNPERAAGLKAEEKALAQRLQQEGKWRHLWRIAGLYANYSVFDVDSVQELHDLLMQLPLYPYMAIEVNALCRHPSSIHEDDR, from the coding sequence ATGTTGTTCCACGTAAAAATGACCGTGAACCTGCCTCTCGACATGAACCCCGAGCGTGCGGCCGGGCTCAAGGCTGAAGAAAAGGCCCTGGCTCAGCGTCTGCAACAAGAGGGCAAATGGCGCCACCTGTGGCGCATCGCCGGGCTGTATGCCAACTACAGCGTGTTCGATGTCGACAGCGTGCAAGAACTGCATGACCTGCTGATGCAACTGCCGCTTTATCCCTACATGGCCATTGAGGTGAATGCCCTGTGCCGGCATCCGTCGTCGATCCATGAGGATGACCGCTGA
- the catA gene encoding catechol 1,2-dioxygenase translates to MSIRLSQTAHAQQFLEEASGNLNDAGNPRAKALIYRILRDTVNIIEDLEVTPEEFWKAVNYLNELGKNQEAGLLAAGLGLEHYLDMLMDAADEEAGKSGGTPRTIEGPLYVAGAPLSKYEARLDDGQDPGVPLFMQGQVRDTDGKPLAGTIVDVWQANTGGTYSWFDGTQSEFNLRRRIETDAQGNYRFRSIVPSGYGCPPSGPTQQLLDQLGRHGQRPAHIHFFISAPGYRHLTTQINLSDDPYLHDDFAYATRDELIAEIRFSDDANLAREFGVDGQFAQIDFDFELQPAVAPVEQKRMQRVRALED, encoded by the coding sequence ATGTCCATCCGACTTTCCCAGACTGCCCATGCCCAACAGTTTCTCGAAGAAGCCAGCGGCAACCTCAATGACGCTGGCAACCCGCGGGCCAAGGCGCTGATCTACCGGATCCTGCGGGACACGGTGAACATCATCGAAGACCTGGAAGTGACCCCGGAAGAGTTCTGGAAGGCGGTCAACTACCTCAACGAACTGGGCAAGAATCAGGAAGCCGGGCTGCTCGCTGCCGGCCTGGGCCTGGAGCATTACCTGGACATGCTGATGGATGCTGCAGACGAGGAGGCCGGCAAATCTGGCGGCACCCCGCGCACCATCGAAGGCCCGCTATACGTAGCGGGTGCGCCGCTGTCCAAGTACGAAGCGCGGCTGGATGACGGGCAGGACCCGGGTGTGCCGCTGTTCATGCAGGGGCAGGTGCGCGACACCGACGGCAAGCCGTTGGCGGGCACGATTGTCGATGTGTGGCAGGCCAATACCGGTGGCACGTATTCGTGGTTTGACGGTACACAGTCGGAGTTCAACCTGCGTCGGCGGATCGAGACGGATGCCCAGGGCAACTACCGTTTTCGCAGCATCGTGCCGTCAGGTTATGGCTGCCCACCGAGCGGGCCAACTCAGCAACTGTTGGACCAGTTGGGGCGGCATGGGCAGCGGCCGGCGCATATTCACTTCTTTATTTCGGCACCGGGTTATCGGCACCTGACGACGCAGATCAACCTGTCGGATGATCCGTATCTGCATGATGATTTTGCCTATGCGACGCGCGATGAGTTGATTGCCGAGATTCGTTTCAGTGACGACGCCAACCTGGCGAGGGAGTTTGGGGTTGACGGGCAGTTTGCGCAGATTGATTTTGACTTTGAGTTGCAGCCGGCGGTGGCGCCTGTAGAGCAGAAGCGGATGCAGCGGGTGCGCGCCCTGGAAGACTGA
- a CDS encoding Lrp/AsnC family transcriptional regulator: MILDATDLRLLHFLQQDGRISNQELAEKVALSPSACLRRLRLLESEGIISGYRAVLNAEQLGIELEAIVHLSLRQDVEDWHETFIKKVQGWPEVASAYVITGASNYVLRVQARNLKHFSDFIVNHLNRTAGVMDIRSEIVLQKIKDRDDLLDLVVRK, encoded by the coding sequence ATGATTCTCGACGCCACCGACCTGCGCCTCCTGCATTTCCTGCAACAGGATGGCCGTATCAGCAACCAGGAACTGGCGGAGAAAGTCGCGCTGTCGCCCTCCGCCTGCCTGCGACGTTTACGGCTGCTGGAGAGTGAGGGAATCATCAGTGGTTATCGTGCGGTACTGAATGCCGAGCAACTGGGGATTGAGTTGGAAGCCATCGTCCACTTGTCGTTGCGCCAGGATGTTGAGGACTGGCATGAGACGTTTATCAAGAAGGTCCAAGGTTGGCCGGAAGTGGCCAGTGCCTATGTGATCACCGGCGCCAGCAACTATGTGCTGCGGGTGCAAGCGCGCAACCTGAAGCATTTTTCGGATTTTATTGTGAACCACCTGAACCGCACGGCGGGGGTGATGGATATTCGCTCGGAGATTGTGTTGCAGAAGATCAAGGATCGGGATGATTTGTTGGATCTGGTGGTGCGCAAGTAG
- the kynU gene encoding kynureninase, whose product MTTRNHCRALDAQDPLAPLRNQFALPDGVIYLDGNSLGARPVAALERAQAVIAEEWGNGLIRSWNSAGWADLSQRLGNRLAPLIGARDGEVVITDTTSINLFKVLSAALTVQRNRASNRKVIVSEASNFPTDLYIAEGLAELLQQGYSLRLVNSPDELPQAIDQDVAVVMLTHVNYKTGYMYDMQSLTSLTHECGALAIWDLAHSAGAVPIDLHQAGADYAIGCTYKYLNGGPGSQAFVWVNPALVDVVRQPLSGWFGHTRQFAMESRYAPSQGIARYLCGTQPITSLAMVECGLDIFAQTDMASLRTKSLALTDLFIELVEARCAAHELTLITPREHARRGSHVSFEHPEGYAVIQALIARGVIGDYREPRIMRFGFTPLYTSFTEVWDAVEILGEILDHKTWDQPQFKVRNSVT is encoded by the coding sequence ATGACTACCCGAAATCATTGCCGGGCCCTCGATGCCCAAGACCCGCTGGCTCCCTTGCGCAATCAGTTCGCGCTGCCCGACGGGGTGATCTACCTCGACGGCAACTCACTCGGCGCCCGCCCGGTGGCCGCTTTGGAGCGGGCGCAAGCAGTGATCGCCGAGGAATGGGGCAATGGTTTGATCCGCAGTTGGAACAGCGCCGGTTGGGCTGACCTGTCGCAGCGCCTGGGCAATCGTCTGGCGCCGCTGATTGGTGCTCGTGACGGCGAAGTGGTGATCACTGATACCACCTCCATCAACCTGTTCAAGGTGCTGAGCGCTGCATTGACCGTGCAGCGTAATCGCGCGTCGAACCGCAAGGTGATCGTCAGCGAAGCCAGCAACTTTCCCACCGATCTGTACATCGCCGAAGGCCTGGCTGAATTGCTGCAACAAGGCTATTCCCTGCGCCTGGTGAATAGCCCTGACGAGCTGCCCCAAGCCATCGATCAAGATGTGGCGGTGGTGATGCTCACCCACGTCAACTACAAGACCGGCTATATGTACGACATGCAGAGCCTGACTTCCCTGACCCATGAATGCGGCGCCCTGGCGATCTGGGACCTGGCGCATTCGGCGGGCGCGGTGCCGATCGATCTGCATCAGGCTGGCGCGGATTACGCGATTGGCTGCACGTACAAATACCTCAACGGCGGGCCGGGCTCCCAGGCGTTTGTGTGGGTCAACCCCGCGCTGGTGGATGTGGTCAGGCAGCCGTTGTCGGGCTGGTTCGGGCATACCCGGCAGTTCGCCATGGAATCGCGTTATGCCCCGAGCCAAGGCATCGCCCGCTACCTGTGTGGTACTCAGCCGATCACCTCACTGGCAATGGTGGAATGTGGCCTGGATATTTTCGCCCAGACCGACATGGCCAGTCTGCGCACCAAGTCGTTGGCACTGACTGACTTGTTCATCGAGTTGGTGGAAGCGCGCTGCGCCGCGCATGAATTGACGCTGATTACGCCGCGTGAACACGCCCGGCGCGGCAGCCACGTCAGCTTCGAACACCCCGAAGGCTACGCCGTTATCCAGGCCTTGATAGCCCGTGGCGTGATTGGTGATTACCGCGAACCACGCATCATGCGGTTTGGTTTTACCCCGCTGTACACCAGCTTTACTGAGGTGTGGGATGCCGTGGAAATTCTCGGTGAGATTCTCGACCACAAGACCTGGGACCAGCCGCAATTCAAAGTTCGTAATAGCGTCACCTGA
- a CDS encoding amino acid permease: MTTPDNGFAAITNRELGLRRQLTSGQMSMIAIGGAIGTGLFMGSAYAIGYAGPSVLVSYAIGALITLLLMGCLAEMTVAHSTSGSFGAYAEFYISPLAGFLVRYAYWAAIVLAVGAEVTAVAMYMKYWFANVPEWVWIVSFSSVLIVLNAISVKTFGNFEYWFSTIKISAIVGFIILAVYVVFGSGNPDYGVQNYTAHGGFFPHGLSGMWIAVIVSIFSYLSVEMIAVAAGEAADPEQAVKKAFRATIVRLVVFYLLTLALMLAIVPWNQSGHTQSPFVTVMQTIGIPGATGVMNFVILIAALSAMNSQLYITTRMMFSLSRAGFAPKSMGALSKSGIPLNALLLSSSGIALATLLNVVYPESSFTLMMAISMFGAIFTWFMIFLTHLFFRRYRKRNGGAKLSFELRLFPYSTLLGLVLMGAVMITTYFTEAFKMTLVFGVPFLLILSAVYYVFFRKGSAKASSKALA; this comes from the coding sequence GTGACCACGCCAGACAACGGCTTTGCAGCAATAACCAACCGCGAGTTGGGCCTCAGGCGCCAGCTCACTTCCGGCCAGATGAGCATGATCGCCATCGGTGGCGCCATCGGCACTGGGCTGTTCATGGGCAGTGCCTACGCCATCGGGTATGCCGGGCCCAGCGTGTTGGTCAGCTACGCCATTGGTGCGCTGATTACCTTGCTGTTGATGGGCTGCCTGGCGGAGATGACCGTCGCGCATTCCACCTCGGGTTCCTTCGGCGCCTATGCCGAGTTCTACATCAGCCCACTGGCCGGGTTCCTGGTGCGTTATGCGTACTGGGCGGCGATTGTGCTGGCGGTGGGCGCCGAGGTCACGGCGGTGGCGATGTACATGAAGTACTGGTTCGCCAACGTGCCGGAATGGGTGTGGATCGTCTCGTTTTCCAGTGTGCTGATCGTGCTCAACGCCATCAGCGTCAAGACCTTCGGCAATTTTGAGTACTGGTTTTCCACGATCAAGATCAGCGCCATCGTCGGCTTCATCATCCTCGCGGTGTATGTGGTATTTGGCTCGGGTAACCCGGATTACGGTGTGCAGAACTACACGGCCCACGGCGGATTTTTCCCCCACGGCCTGAGCGGCATGTGGATCGCTGTGATCGTATCGATCTTCAGCTACTTGAGTGTCGAGATGATCGCCGTGGCCGCCGGTGAAGCGGCAGACCCGGAGCAGGCGGTGAAGAAGGCCTTTCGCGCCACCATCGTGCGGCTGGTGGTGTTTTACCTGCTGACCCTGGCGCTGATGCTCGCCATCGTGCCGTGGAATCAGTCGGGCCATACCCAAAGCCCGTTCGTCACGGTGATGCAGACCATCGGCATTCCCGGCGCTACGGGGGTGATGAACTTCGTGATCCTGATTGCGGCGCTCTCGGCGATGAACAGCCAGCTCTATATCACCACTCGCATGATGTTCAGCCTGTCCCGTGCCGGCTTTGCACCAAAATCCATGGGCGCCTTGAGCAAGAGCGGGATCCCGTTGAACGCTTTGCTGTTGTCCAGCTCGGGCATCGCCCTGGCGACCTTGTTGAACGTGGTGTACCCGGAAAGCTCGTTCACCTTGATGATGGCGATCTCCATGTTTGGCGCGATCTTCACCTGGTTCATGATCTTCCTGACCCACTTGTTTTTCCGCCGCTACCGCAAGCGTAACGGTGGGGCGAAGTTGTCCTTTGAACTGCGGCTGTTCCCTTACAGCACGCTGTTGGGGCTGGTGCTGATGGGCGCGGTGATGATCACCACTTACTTCACCGAGGCCTTCAAGATGACGTTGGTGTTTGGGGTGCCGTTCCTGCTGATTCTGTCGGCGGTGTATTACGTGTTCTTCCGCAAGGGTTCTGCCAAGGCATCGAGCAAGGCCCTGGCGTAA
- a CDS encoding LysR substrate-binding domain-containing protein: MHFDLIDLRLYLHILDTGNITAGASRSHLSLAAASARIRAMEASLGTEFLQRGRRGVTPTAAGNALARHARLMLQQAERLQQDLAEYANGVKGQVRLLCNTTALSEYLPELLADFLCAHPNLDIDLQELPSLRITHALRQGAADLGIISDAVDTHGLQTLPFRDDPLVLIMPLGHPLAASINVSFIDSLRHDYVGLAANSALAVYLEEQALHAGFRLQTRIRADGFDGVIRMVTRGAGLGIVPQAALDRSPRKHHFKAQPLNEEWACRTLLLCARSFEQLPGYARALLDALAEPLRKNT, translated from the coding sequence ATGCACTTTGACCTGATCGACCTGCGCCTCTACCTGCACATCCTCGACACCGGCAACATCACCGCCGGGGCCAGTCGCAGTCATTTATCCCTGGCAGCGGCCAGTGCGCGGATCCGGGCGATGGAGGCGTCACTGGGCACCGAGTTTCTTCAACGCGGTCGCCGGGGCGTAACGCCAACCGCTGCCGGCAACGCTCTGGCCCGGCATGCGCGGCTGATGCTGCAACAGGCCGAACGCCTGCAGCAGGACCTCGCGGAATACGCCAACGGCGTCAAAGGCCAAGTGCGCCTGCTGTGCAACACCACCGCACTCAGCGAATACCTGCCGGAACTGTTGGCGGACTTTCTCTGCGCGCATCCCAACCTGGATATCGACCTGCAGGAACTGCCCAGCCTGCGGATCACCCATGCCTTGCGCCAGGGTGCGGCGGACCTGGGGATTATTTCCGATGCGGTGGATACCCACGGTTTGCAGACCCTGCCCTTTCGCGATGACCCTCTGGTGCTGATCATGCCGCTGGGGCATCCGCTGGCCGCCAGTATTAACGTCAGTTTTATCGACAGTTTGCGGCACGACTATGTGGGGTTGGCCGCCAACAGCGCCCTGGCGGTGTACCTGGAAGAACAGGCGCTGCACGCCGGTTTTCGCTTGCAAACGCGCATTCGGGCGGACGGATTTGATGGCGTCATTCGTATGGTTACCCGGGGCGCCGGGCTGGGAATTGTGCCGCAAGCGGCACTGGATCGCAGCCCTCGGAAACACCACTTCAAGGCCCAGCCCCTGAATGAGGAATGGGCCTGCCGCACGTTGCTGTTATGCGCCCGCTCGTTTGAACAACTGCCCGGTTACGCCAGGGCCTTGCTCGATGCCTTGGCAGAACCCTTGCGGAAGAACACGTAA